AAATGTATTCGATTACATTTCATAGAATTTTGATTTTCTGTAGTTTTCTAATGATATGTAACTCGTCCTCTTTCACAATGAATAAGCACCAGTGCCATGATCAACGCTAGGGGTCAGTAGAATACCAATAAGATTTCCGGAATATGGATATTTTactcgctcctcctctccctgtcacaACAACATCCACCGACTCGAGTCACTTTCTTTTCCTGATTTACTGCGAAGGTAACACGTAATGGTGCCTCATATTGAACTTAAATACCTAATAGTTTACTACGCTGTTAAGATTGTTGCAAAAGCAGAGAGTGACATTGTATTGGTGAAGACTGACACTTTCACTGAAAGAACGTCTCCCTAATAATTCGTTTCTACAACACAGTGACTATAAGGAAATATAACCTATAAGGGCAGGCTTACCACGAAATGGCAAGTTTAGTCAATAAATGATCGCAGATGATTGAAATGCGCAGATGGCCAGATACACTTACATAGAAAGTGAAAACAAAATCAAAACGTAGGCTAATACATTTGAGACAAATACCACATTCAAGTAGAGcgcctaatttaacataacaTCATGGAATTGTTGAGTCTTTTTCCAAACATTTGAAGCCTTAATTGTTAAAGCCACAACGTTGAAAATGCTTTGGGCAATAAAGTATGGGACTGGTTGCATGTTCTAACTTTCCACTCCTACTTTTTTGAAATGTCCTTTTTCGTGCAGGATGGCTGGAGTTAAGATGACAGAAGGGACCTTCAGCATAGAGTCATGCAAGGCCCCGTTGTTTTACAGACAAGCTGAGCCTGCCACAGGTGCTGCCagcctctctgtcctgctcctgcATGGCATTCGTTTCTCATCTGAGAACTGGCTGAACATCGGCACCCTGGAAGCCCTTGCCAACGCCAGCTGTCGGGCTGTGGCCATAGACCTACCTGGTGAGTAGGATGGTTACCtgggaaacaaaaaaacaattaaaaaacatCAGCCTACTCTTAAACCGTTAGGTAACGTGGGCATACCCATCTCTTTAATACTGCGTTACTACTCTTTATATGAGCACTACAACCCCCGCTCGCCCTACCACCCTGTCGGTTCTCTCCTGGTGTCCAGGGTTGGGCCAGTCCAAGGCAGCCGAGGCCCCTGTGGCTGTGGGACAGCTGGTCCCTGGAGGTTTCCTCAAGCAGGTGTTTGAGGCGTTGGACTTGGAGCTGTCCGTGGTGATCAGCCCCTCCCTCAGTGGCAGCTACTCCTTGCCCTTCCTCTTCCAGAACCAGGCGCTGGTGCGGGGCTACGTCCCCGTCGCTCCCATCTGCACGGACGAGTTCACCGCCGACCAGTACAGCGGCATCCAGGTAGGCGCGGAGGCAGCGCGGCCACTTGACTCTTCACGCTCG
The window above is part of the Osmerus mordax isolate fOsmMor3 chromosome 1, fOsmMor3.pri, whole genome shotgun sequence genome. Proteins encoded here:
- the abhd14b gene encoding protein ABHD14B; this translates as MAGVKMTEGTFSIESCKAPLFYRQAEPATGAASLSVLLLHGIRFSSENWLNIGTLEALANASCRAVAIDLPGLGQSKAAEAPVAVGQLVPGGFLKQVFEALDLELSVVISPSLSGSYSLPFLFQNQALVRGYVPVAPICTDEFTADQYSGIQTPALIVYGDQDHQLGEASLSNLRHLPNHKVVVMKGAGHPCYLDDPATWHKALTDFLQTV